A section of the Saccharopolyspora gregorii genome encodes:
- a CDS encoding NUDIX hydrolase, whose translation MSHIHVLLRSSAAVFFGDRVLLVRRREHDDLVLPGGTPRPGEDFHACVRRELREETDMLIDPGTCALIVETVRPFAERLVDVVFRSPGRPAGWPRFKEDGLRPELVPVAELPRLDLHPPIAAQLAELHEVRESGPPKYLRNEHRTPVRP comes from the coding sequence ATGTCGCACATCCACGTCCTGCTGCGTTCCTCCGCCGCCGTGTTCTTCGGCGACCGGGTGCTGCTGGTGCGCCGCCGCGAGCACGACGACCTGGTGCTGCCGGGCGGCACCCCGCGGCCGGGGGAGGACTTCCACGCCTGCGTGCGGCGCGAGCTGCGCGAGGAGACCGACATGCTGATCGACCCGGGCACCTGCGCGCTCATCGTCGAGACCGTGCGCCCCTTCGCCGAACGGCTGGTGGACGTCGTGTTCCGCTCCCCGGGCCGGCCCGCCGGGTGGCCGCGGTTCAAGGAGGACGGCCTGCGGCCCGAGCTGGTCCCGGTCGCCGAGCTGCCCCGGCTGGACCTGCACCCGCCGATCGCGGCGCAGCTGGCCGAACTGCACGAGGTCCGCGAATCCGGCCCGCCGAAGTACCTGCGGAACGAACACCGGACGCCCGTGCGGCCGTGA
- a CDS encoding alginate O-acetyltransferase AlgX-related protein translates to MSRTEPTELPAVHESWLPREHPMHRPRHGRRQLTALVCALLFLTAPATTWVFGARAEQLENRPLAEFPSITDGWGFLTGLSPWAAENLPFRGTAVRSVHSISQGVFGEQARLESGTHSSPTGTGSDQQQVRQPLNENVFPKVIEGRAGWLYLGHDVAYPCTPKRSLDEVIAGLRRWRQVVEASGRKFQLVIAPDKSTMYPANLPPQYAGKDCSSRAREEFWRRLPTATGAIDMRDPLRESADRNGRAIYHDIDTHWTHEGGITMVYQLAERLSPGSTATWKVQPGRQYPHSADIPDLLGQRRTVPIQAYSLAPDGGADHTRFEPSDFHEPLHLKSMPRAGMIAEPTRMVGDSFTQFASPYLAATFADIGIVHPEEVAKRPRETAALLAEGDVVTFELSERFVSGGRYDLLDPAVADQVGAVLAADPR, encoded by the coding sequence GTGTCGAGGACGGAACCGACCGAGCTGCCCGCGGTCCACGAGTCGTGGCTGCCGCGCGAGCACCCGATGCACCGGCCGCGGCACGGCAGGCGCCAGCTCACCGCCCTGGTGTGCGCGCTGCTGTTCCTCACCGCGCCCGCCACCACCTGGGTGTTCGGCGCGCGGGCGGAGCAGCTGGAGAACCGGCCGCTGGCGGAGTTCCCGAGCATCACCGACGGCTGGGGCTTCCTCACCGGGCTGTCCCCGTGGGCCGCGGAGAACCTGCCGTTCCGCGGGACCGCGGTCCGGTCGGTGCACAGCATCAGCCAGGGGGTGTTCGGCGAGCAGGCGCGGTTGGAGTCGGGGACGCACAGCTCGCCCACCGGCACCGGGAGCGACCAGCAGCAGGTCCGGCAGCCGCTGAACGAGAACGTGTTCCCGAAGGTCATCGAAGGCCGGGCGGGCTGGCTCTACCTCGGCCACGACGTCGCCTACCCGTGCACGCCGAAGCGCAGCCTGGACGAGGTGATCGCCGGATTGCGGCGCTGGCGCCAGGTCGTGGAGGCATCCGGGCGGAAGTTCCAGCTGGTCATCGCGCCGGACAAGTCGACGATGTACCCGGCGAACCTGCCGCCGCAGTACGCGGGCAAGGACTGCTCCTCGCGGGCCAGGGAGGAGTTCTGGCGGCGGCTGCCCACCGCGACCGGCGCGATCGACATGCGGGACCCGCTGCGCGAATCCGCCGACCGCAACGGCCGGGCGATCTACCACGACATCGACACGCACTGGACCCACGAGGGCGGCATCACGATGGTGTACCAGCTGGCGGAGCGGCTGTCCCCGGGCAGCACCGCCACCTGGAAGGTGCAGCCCGGCAGGCAGTACCCGCACTCCGCCGACATCCCCGACCTGCTCGGCCAGCGCCGCACCGTGCCCATCCAGGCCTACTCGCTGGCGCCGGACGGCGGCGCGGACCACACCCGATTCGAACCCAGCGACTTCCACGAGCCGCTGCACCTGAAGTCGATGCCGCGGGCCGGCATGATCGCCGAGCCGACGCGGATGGTGGGCGACTCGTTCACCCAGTTCGCCAGCCCGTACCTGGCCGCGACGTTCGCCGACATCGGCATCGTGCACCCGGAGGAGGTCGCGAAGCGACCGCGGGAGACGGCGGCGCTGCTCGCGGAGGGCGACGTGGTGACCTTCGAGCTGTCCGAGCGGTTCGTCTCCGGCGGCCGTTACGACCTGCTCGACCCGGCGGTCGCCGACCAAGTGGGGGCAGTGCTCGCCGCCGACCCGCGTTGA
- a CDS encoding ion channel, with the protein MFSSERGLLRRTAGTVLAVAASTAVYFALPLGVFDVRSTWAFVGAFAAGLVAVAAVIVRQVRRFRSGGVALTGVLTSLYLAVLFFAAVYCGLNAHWPGSIAALRTKVDALYFALSITSTVGFGDVHASSQVARVLVGVHLVFNLGFLGAAVTAVRNATR; encoded by the coding sequence GTGTTCTCCTCGGAGCGGGGCCTGCTGCGCCGGACGGCGGGGACCGTGCTGGCCGTCGCCGCGAGCACCGCGGTGTACTTCGCGCTGCCGCTGGGCGTGTTCGACGTCCGCAGCACCTGGGCGTTCGTCGGCGCGTTCGCGGCGGGCCTGGTCGCGGTGGCCGCGGTGATCGTGCGCCAGGTCCGCCGGTTCCGCTCCGGGGGCGTGGCGCTGACCGGGGTGCTGACCTCGCTGTACCTGGCGGTGCTGTTCTTCGCCGCGGTGTACTGCGGGCTGAACGCGCACTGGCCGGGGTCGATCGCCGCGCTGCGCACCAAGGTGGATGCGCTGTACTTCGCGCTGTCGATCACCAGCACGGTCGGTTTCGGCGACGTGCACGCCTCCTCGCAGGTGGCGCGAGTGCTGGTGGGCGTGCACCTGGTGTTCAACCTGGGCTTCCTCGGCGCGGCCGTCACGGCCGTCCGCAACGCCACCCGGTGA
- a CDS encoding metal ABC transporter permease, which yields MNTLLDALSRFFDFELTGNLLGYPFVQQALLAAAALGLVSGALAPLVVARKMSFAVHGTAELAFTGAAAALLFGASVGAGALGGAVVAALLLGFLGQRGGERDSVIGAILSFGLGLGVLLLWMNPERTSNKFSLLIGQIVGVDSADVALLGGSAAVVLVVLAVVYRPLLFASVDPDVAAARGVPARLLTPLFAVLVGVATALGVYTVGALLVLALMVTPGAAAARVTASPLLSTVLAVVFAEVAVLGGIVLSLAPGAPVSAFVTILSFAIYLVCRAVGNVRLRRVSRAPAAA from the coding sequence ATGAACACCCTGCTGGACGCGCTGAGCCGGTTCTTCGACTTCGAGCTGACCGGGAACCTGCTCGGCTACCCGTTCGTGCAGCAGGCGCTGCTGGCCGCGGCCGCGCTCGGCCTGGTGTCGGGGGCGCTGGCGCCGCTGGTGGTGGCGCGGAAGATGTCCTTCGCCGTGCACGGCACCGCGGAGCTCGCGTTCACCGGCGCGGCCGCCGCCCTGCTGTTCGGCGCGAGCGTCGGAGCCGGGGCGCTCGGCGGCGCGGTGGTCGCGGCGCTGCTGCTCGGGTTCCTCGGGCAGCGCGGCGGGGAACGGGACTCGGTGATCGGCGCGATCCTGTCGTTCGGCCTCGGCCTCGGGGTGCTGCTGCTGTGGATGAACCCGGAGCGCACCTCGAACAAGTTCAGCCTGCTCATCGGGCAGATCGTCGGCGTCGACTCGGCCGACGTGGCGCTGCTCGGCGGCAGTGCCGCGGTGGTGCTGGTGGTGCTGGCCGTGGTGTACCGGCCGCTGCTGTTCGCCAGCGTCGACCCGGACGTGGCCGCGGCGCGGGGCGTGCCCGCCCGGCTGCTCACCCCGCTGTTCGCGGTGCTGGTGGGCGTGGCGACCGCGCTCGGCGTCTACACGGTCGGGGCGCTGCTGGTGCTGGCGCTGATGGTGACGCCGGGCGCCGCGGCGGCGCGGGTGACCGCGAGCCCGCTGCTGTCCACGGTGCTGGCCGTGGTGTTCGCCGAGGTCGCGGTGCTGGGCGGCATCGTGCTGTCGCTGGCGCCGGGCGCTCCGGTGAGCGCGTTCGTGACGATCCTGTCGTTCGCGATCTACCTGGTGTGCCGGGCGGTCGGCAACGTCCGGCTGCGCCGGGTCTCCCGCGCTCCCGCGGCGGCCTGA